Below is a genomic region from Coleofasciculaceae cyanobacterium.
GATTGCGAAATCCTTGCGCTCAACTAGACAATTTTAAACCAGGCTTAATGGCTGCGGTATTGGATCGAGATAAAGAGGGTAAGATAATTCGCAAAGCGGGGATTATGGGCATTGTATTAGCCAGTGGAGTGATATCTGCTGGAAACATTATACAAACAGAGTTTCCCTCCCTACCGCATCGACCGCTAGAAAAAGTTTAAACATGTGTCATTAGTTTATTTTTGACACAATAAAATAGACAAGCCGTTTCTCACAACGGTTCAATTTTGCGATTTGCTGGCTATTATTGTCCTGACATAGCCGATTTACCTATTCAGCCAGCAATTAAAAGTATTTGAAATTGAGTATTAATCAACTTGCTATTTTGCCAATCCTTGTTTTGTGTCAGAATTAGAATTTTGAAACATTTCATAGTAAGGAATATTATTCTTGAGGGCAAAATCACTTTTAGAAGAGTAAAAAGTACCGTTGCGATCGTGAAAAGCCCAATTAGTCGGGAACTGGATAATTGCCCCCATTGTCAAAGGAACACCAGATTGTTTTAAAGCCTTGATTCTTCTATGCAGTGTACTTCTAGATAAACCTGTTTCTTCAATTAGCTGGCGATAAGTATATTTTTTGCCGTCAATCAACATGATATTTATTTTTATGTAATTGGGTTGTGTCAGGAGTTTAATTTTGACACATTTGTCTATATTTGACTTTAAATTGCCTTAAACAAGCCTGAAGGATTCAAATTTATTAGTTAA
It encodes:
- a CDS encoding winged helix-turn-helix domain-containing protein; translation: MLIDGKKYTYRQLIEETGLSRSTLHRRIKALKQSGVPLTMGAIIQFPTNWAFHDRNGTFYSSKSDFALKNNIPYYEMFQNSNSDTKQGLAK